The Lepeophtheirus salmonis chromosome 2, UVic_Lsal_1.4, whole genome shotgun sequence region GGGGCACAAAAAACTAAGTTGGTTAAGacaatgattttcaaaatggtGGCTGTGACGGGAGGGTAGGGGTGCAGGggcacaaaaattttaatattatgaatgtacatatacatatatgcgtAATTCTGAATTCATTTTcaagattatgaaaaaataatatgacattaatagTCTCTCAGTACATATTTAAGagaaaaggttgcatgatacaatataggtaacgacgtgtttcatctacataaaaaatttagatgaaatattgaaaggttataaatatactaaaaaatacaacagatgaaaataagtacaagaaccgagaccgataagcgaTATATTGCAGTCTCTGTTCGACTTAGTCAGTTCCAGTTCTAACGGTTCTAGACTGATAAGCGCACAACTTTGATTATTGTTATAGAATGGAAaacctattatatttaaaataacatttaagcacatatttttgtaacactTTACACCACAGATAGGCGAGAGTTCTTCTTtcagaggaaaaataaaaacacacaatCACAAACCCTAATCGTTTTTTATAGTGAAAAAgtgcatatatttattgaacatCCTTTTCGGAATTCACTTAAGAcagtttatttatacaaaaggcATTTTTGGACTATGTTTACCCTAAATTTAAGAGTCACTCaactgtacatatatttatttttccagatTCAAATTTACGTCAAAGTGTTATAACTAATACTATTGTATTTAAGCTAAATGCATTaggtatttaaaatgtatacaaaatacatatactttAAGACTTTCTTTTACCTTTCCAATAAAGTATAATGAGAATGTTTCAAATACCTAGATTACTTTCccatatcaaataatatgtataatatgagAGTAGCCAAATATAATCGCCTTGACTTCTCaacttaaataatacatattacagGTTTTCTACAAGTTGTAACATTTATGCACGAGCATCTATAAATTACGTAGGGTTATCAACCATCCTTTTTTCTATGGACATATACTCTTTTTACATCGTATCGGGTactttttaacttataaatagttaattataagttataataaaaataaggaaagatgaaaataactaaatagataattaaaaataaaatattgttagtatttatgaattttatatatgtcaaaatattaaccCTAACCTTCGTTTTAAAAACCCCTAACACTGTCACGTATTGCAAGGGCCTGTAGCCCCCACCCTCCCccgaaattaaggaatttttgcttttttaatagaaaatttaatatttggatttttttaaatctatttttttcaaaaactttattatttgaaatttaatttaatttttcacatttttttcccgaaaattaaattttctatttttttgtttaaaaaaaaagtaatccattAAACCATGCcccttccccaaaaaataaataatacatatatttttgcgGCCGCGCCTGCATTGGAACACATGTCCgtttttgaaagacaaaataTCTTCACCATATACAAGTGTAcggtaacttcgtataaaacGTATTCGTATAACTATAAGGACAATTCGTATAAAACATAAGGAATAAGACTTcatgaattgtcattttgtacCACGAATGTTGGCGGAGTTTAAATCTGTAACCCCCCCCCATTGTTGCGGTGAAAATATTAAGTTTAGAAAAttagatatttgatttttttttcaaaaaatttgaaatctaatttttctccaaaaaatttattttttgaaaatatttaatattgggTGTGTTTTAAGTACACCTAGATCCCAAAACGTGATGCAACTTACCGCCAATACTTGAAGAAACAACTAAAAGTCTGTCACTAACCACGCCCCCCCCTCCAATTGGAGCCTGAATGTTTGGGGTGCATTCGAGAGTACAACTAGGTCTAAAAACTGCAAATACTTAAataactactaagagcccctcaaAAACCAACAATTGTAACTCGAATGTTGGGTATTTTCAGTTTTTAGTAGTTCTATCAATTTTTACCTGTTTCTTAAGTATCGGTGCTTGGATTCATCCTGTTTTGGGACCCGGCTGTAGGCAAAAACACCCTCAACACTTGGGGTATAATTTTGGGGTGTGAATGGGAATTAGTTGTTTCTTAAGTATCGGTGGTAGGTTGCATCCGGTTTGGGACCCGGCGGTACCCAAAAACACCTTCAACATTTGGGGTACAGTGGAGGGTTTGTAAGAGGCTCTCAGTAGTTTCTTCATGTATCCGCAGTGGGTTGCATCCTGTTTTGGAATCCGGCGTTACCCAAAATACCCCCAACATTCGGGTTACAATTGCAGGgtcttagtagttacttaagtatcAACGGTACCTGAAAATATCCCCAACATTCGAGgtacaaaatgacaattcataaagaCTATGTCCCGTTACCTAATAAatgttgaagtttgatttgatcaagtGGATCActtctcctttttcttcttattgATATTTATCTGGAATATAATCAGTAGATATTTGTTCTTTAAATGCTTTACATTGGTGACCCCAACGTGATTCGAAAAATGCCCCGAAAGCAAATTTCACCACTTGTGTCTCCCCTAAAACAATCATGGCCAATTAAAACGGAAGAGGCGAATTTAGCAATGGCCGTTGCGGGACTCCGCCTTCCTAGGCTCTGTTCTTCGGATGTTGAGAACTGGTTCCGGAGAATTGAACTTGATTTTACGTTGAGGGGAATTTGTCATACCAAAGTTAAATATAGTCCTATGGTGTCAGCATTGCCGGGTgaggttttcaatattattcctaTTAGTGAGGAGAATCCGACTTATGAGGTAGCGAAGAAATCCATATTAGTCCGATATGGGCTATCATCTTCTGCAAGGATAAAAAGAGTAGTCGACATGATGGTTCATACTTCCGGGCTCTCGAGCATGGAGGTAAAAGATGAGGTcgaaattatttcaatattgttgTTATCCAAAATGTCATTATgcgaatatattttatacaacgtTACCTATTACCCACTATGTAGAGTGAGGAAACAAAACTTGCATCatcatgactaaattacgaaaaacgttatttttatggaatccagaaaagacaactcaaaccAATTTGAGACATGTTTAAATGCTacaatatttagctatattttatattcaataatatgtcCTTTTTCACATACAAAAATAGCCTTCACACGCCgtcgaacagattggcagctcttaaCGATGAAGGACGGGTCCATGGTAAACCActctgtcatgatggcagcctGGATCGAATCATGGTTTGAATGAGAGGTCTGACAAACATTCTTCCCTAAAACGACCCGAACTCTTAATTACAGGGAATTTAGATCAGGGCTAGAGTAGGGCCATATAGAGACAGGACAGAAGTCAGCCATGTTGCTGCCGactaagttttggttcttcttggctgtatggggctgTAATTGATTTCTTCATGTTGTGAGAagtccggatggagataccCACGGTCTTTGCGTCCTTCTCAGGACTGGTACTGGCACGGAGGAGATCTTTTAGCTGTCATTTGCTTGTATAATGAAACCTCGTGGCTAAAAATAACGGTGatgaaatcgtaattaaatactatttcaaGTTTCGGGTCCCTACTTCGTATGACCCGTGTTGTAATTGTGTGATACACTAACAAGGGGTGgaacatgaaaaatataaaaatacattagtcgACTTAACAGACATAGCTACGcacactaattataatatatacaatatttttttaaacttttcgaCAAATGAGATCAATTATAAGCTACATAAGGATTTGAATAccaataaaaatgattgaaagaACTGGGAAAATAGTATTACTAGAAAAAACTTAGCTTTGTTCTGGATATACTACTAAGAAATATTTACGATGTGCCAttcaatgttgatatttttcttttatactatatattaaattatagaaataagaagaaaatattgtgacgactaatgtatagaACGCcaacaatattttatcttatatatatccTTTACTTGTGTAATCTATGGTAggaatcaatattaaaatattgtcaatCATTGCAATCTCGAATGTACAAATGTAtcaatcttttcaaaaaagaaattcactTATAAGTCAAACAGTCTTCCTCAAAATATTGTGGATTTGAAACTCCGTAAACattgaagtaaatatttataacttatttaccttacaaaaatatataaataacctggtcaatttattatttttaagttataagtttgattttttttattaaagtattttgagTTTGTATTGAAATTGTTCTTAtgaggtatataaaaataaacatatgaattatgtttttttctaaaaacaaaaataggcTAACGTAAGTATCAGCAAACTACCAGGAGCTATAGAATTAATTCCTATGACTAATTGTACAAGTTTAAATCTATTACACAAACAATTGATCACTAActctaaatagtttttaaatatacaatgtccaatataaatattttgccaGATAGTGACGTAACAGTTACCTTGCTCTCATCTTccgtaaataaaatttaactatcATCGATAGCTGTATAAAGAAACATTGTGTAGCCTTGACCACTTGATTGTATAGATCTATCAAATAAGCTTGggaattttcaaagaaaatgatCCACACTGGAAAAATACTGTCTTTACCCATGCTTAAATATACAACTTTGTTACACCTGTagatcttgttttttattttttctgattaaAGCCATACATAACCAAACCGTGCCCATAAGCTTCTGTTCAATGGTTGTTGGAATATAATTaccaatttttattcttgataacATGACCATTCTTCGATCTTAAGAGAGAAAATGATCAccagttaataaataaattaaatcacacaacctctcaatataaaaatgttccGAACATTTATGTTTCGCATATTATTTCTCAAGACACATAACTTTACTATTGAGAAGtgataataaagaatttataacTTCCTTCGACTGAAaagaacaacaatttttttgtatttatcttttcaaaaatatacatattgctcattaacattgaaatattgagtaaaaacGTCACATCTGTGTACTTTTTCAAGTCTTCACTCAATTAGCTCATGATTAATTGTCTTGAGTTAACTTTTTACTTAGCGCAGAGGCTATTGtcgaatatataaattaatttaattattaaacattatgaaataaagaaatgttgTTGCTCTTTCtaactttctttatttcttacAAAGTGTAATTTGATATGATTgggatattatagaaaatatattattcacacTTTAGATGGTGAAACAAGTTTGAAACAGATAATAAAGATAGTAGTTAATGGAGTAGCCACGGTATTgtgaaataactaaaataaatgggtttatttttataacacggaaactatttatttgtaaataggaatatatacttttgtatttattgagAAATATGATACAAATTTCGAACTGGTGTGTAGATGTTGAGTTGCCTACATGAGATCTCGGCTAcattttaattgcaaaaatttaaacaacTTCAACATATTTAGacattaattgaatatataataatgatgatgactcatgtatatgtataataaagtaataaaaaatgaataggaACATACTTCCAAAAGAAGTAAACGGCAGCTGCAATAGTTCATAGCATAACCTACATCTTTAACAACGTATCCTTAATGATAATAACAGTTCACTTCATTAAGAGAGGATGTTGTTCTGTCTGAGGCTATGatgatacaaaaacaaaaagattgaagcaaatatgatacaaaaaaaataaaataataacattaaaaaataataaacgtaTTCTGAATGTAATCTTCACTTGTGTTTGAGATCTTTTTCATTGGATGATGAAGAATAAGTTCATAATATACTCATGAGAACAGCCACAAATGAAGCAGGACGATTTTCGTATCGCAGAAACTTTTGATAGGCCATATCCAAACCCCCCTTCCATACCATATAATCACAACGAGCTTGCCATACTAGCTCATAGGCCTCACTTAGGCTTTTATCCTTTTCTAATTCCTGCAACCTGCCCACAATAGTGTCTCTCAATACCCGATTTGCTAAAATTATCGGAGTAGGGGCATCTTCGAAAAAGAATGTTGAGccaatttgatttaaaagttcTCGTCGTTCCTTATGTATTTCTACTACTCGCCATTTGATTGCAGTTACGTTTTTGAGCTCGTTTTCTTTAGAGCGTAGTACATTGCACACAATGACAAAGTCAAAAACAGGCTCTAATTCCGGAGTATTTTCCTTAAGGTAGGAACGAAATTTCTTGGCCCATGGAGAAATTTCCGTGTCCTCAGGGTTACGGATTTCCACAAGCAGGGCATTAAGGTCCCTCGGAGCGTTACGACCTTTGGCGTTTGGTGAACAACTCTAAAGAGGtcataaagataataattatttaaggctCGAATGACGGGGAAATACAATTTACTTACTTTATTATCACTGCAGAGATTCCCCATTTTAAGACAATAACAATTCAATGAAGTGCTTCCCCTTTTTCACAGCGTCGTTTTCAGTGTAAGGTAAAACACGTATGACTTTTGACGagaattttgagtaattttggACGATTATTTATGTTGAGAAACAGTAAAATAGATGTTTTAAAAAACACATGGAGCTATTGAATGTATCTATGTTGTCAGAATTCTCCAACAAGTGTCCCTTTATACactctttttctttattcaacAGGCGCCTGGGCTGCTCTATGAAGAATCTTTATTCACATATAGTAAGTGGATCTTCACGTCGCCAAAGAGGGCCAAGATGTTTATATTCCCttctattttttctcttcttctttttatttatacctCTCTGATTAAAAGCccgggatttttaaaaaaaaatcggtgaaaatCCGTCAAAAAACGACGAAAAACGGTCAATTTAAAGGGCAAACTCAACTCAAATCTCAGTTAGAAAGCAGGGAACTTATCTCTAGTATCTTTAGACCTAGAGAGATGccattgaaatgatattttctcaCTAAACACTGAAGATAcaggtaataattttttttagttaattcaaCATCACCACTTATGAGAAAATTGAGTCTATTTATAAACGAAATATCGACTTCCATGTATAGTACTTATATGTTGCGTTGCTGTctacaaagaaatatatattgatcatGTCGAAGTATCACTTTTTATACTATAGTCAATTGCAGTTCGAGGAAGAATATAGTTGGCATTTTTCATTCCTGCGTTTTTATTGGATGACGACTCTCCGGCGAAAATTGTTAGTTGAATCAAATCACTCTTGTGtaaatagcttttaaaaaatgtgaaaaaaatccCATCTCCTAATATCTGTGGACATGGAGGCACGATATGAGCactaagtacataatatataaatatgaaatttttttcagtgAAACAATATTACTTCGCCACACTCACATATGGAACTGATTGTCAAACACATCCTCCTTCCTTCTTCCCCGCCTTGATGTGTGAAATTAATCAATTCCTCACGAGTTAAGAGTAGTGTTAGATGTTGCTGGTGTAgtatagtacatatataatatgttaaatgtttctaaaaaaagagaCATGACCTCCCCTCTTCATTTTTAAGTAAGTAGTAGAAGCtagttaaataaatagtacATCGTTTGTAGAATATTTCATAGTTGAGTGTCCGTTTGCATAGGTGAACTAGATATGTACGTCGTGAAAGCAGGAGGGAGGAGGCagtctataataataaaaaaatgaccatgaaggtaaaaatatgtattatgataaaaaatgatgcGATTttgtgttggattcgagtattactcaaactcgaaaaaaaaaaaaaaaattacctgacTAAGGTTGGAGtagtttcttgaaaaataatcaaactccTCAAagcaatattatttgaaaacagCACTAAGCTCGATtgatcaaaaactaaaaatattcgAGTATAAATTAGTTTGAAAAATCGAAGCTATATCGATTTTGAAGAAATCAAATTGGCTGTGATGTGACTGAGATATTAATAACTGACATGCCAACTAGGCATGAACTGATATATGGGATAAAAactggaaaaaatgaaatacattggAGAAAATATCCAAACACTGCATCGAAAAGTATCGTGGAAAAgattgtttgatatttttatgatgccataagaaagattttaataaaaaaaaattactatttaatttttttagcaaaggaATGCTTTGTTTTAGTACAGAGTACTAAAACTTAGCCATATGaatgatgcattttttttacttatatagtTACTTCCTAAAAAGCATGGATCACAAAGTTTGTGCCTCCCTGGTCAttacatttagtaaaaaatccaagataagATGTATTCATCCCCAAGGCTTGTTAAATATGTCTTCCATTAAAattgctctctctctctctttttaaaCGGTCATCTTGCTTACATAAACGGGATTAAATTGATGAttgatttattacttaaatattaacTGATATATAGCATATTCTAATGgctgaatatttatatatatctcttCATCTAGAAATAATATCTCGTCACTGAAAagcaagtaataaatattacattttgattattttaaaagtatgataTCCTTAGAATATTAATCTGTTGGCCAACAAAACAAACCAATTGTGTCAAAACACACCAAATGCTGTGAGGgatacatttgtaaaatatcgtATCCCTCTAATCGTGTGGCCACccacattattttaattgatgctTGGTTCTGATATTATAGATCATACAACTTCATACaatgatgtttaaaaattacattatttggtTAATAATTGACTTCTGCTTCATTGAAGATGTCAAACTTAAATTACATCAATTCTCTGATGTCTTTACTCGAACTCGAGTTAACtcaatcatcaaaaattcaattctatATTTGTaactcaaatccaacactaatgcTATTTGCCATGAAGCACTTACGTGAATTCTTCAATTTTCTTCTTCGAGTAAGGCATATATTTCCAAAAGCTCTGTGTTAACTTTCAGCCTGAGGGAAGTATAAAGTCTGAATCTTCTTTTGTTAGAATTCTTTGttcctaattaattaataggattacgcacacacacacacacacgcaCAGAAAGGAGGAAGGAATGGAGTGTTGTTGTCGTAGTGACGAAAGAAGAAGATATCTACGTAAGCAGCTTCCACTTTTGAATGATAGTGCTAAGTAGTCTCAGGGTATGAAGTAATAGTTCTAATATCAGAGAGTATCCCTCTTTCTATTTATTACTGCTCTACTCCTGTTTAGTAGGTTGTATGtgtattacaatttttggaaaagaggGGGAAATAAACATCaatatcatatttcatattGAGAAACTGAGCCCGAGGTAGGGCgccaaaactttttattattattattttttcacaagaaAAAGGCTTTCTAATCATAACACGCATTACATAAGTAAAGAGTGTTTCCCTCAATCAGCAACGGTATTTGAGCATGGATATCACGGTGTTACTATTTTTTCCTCCTAAGGGATCATGTA contains the following coding sequences:
- the LOC121113669 gene encoding uncharacterized protein, translating into MGNLCSDNKSCSPNAKGRNAPRDLNALLVEIRNPEDTEISPWAKKFRSYLKENTPELEPVFDFVIVCNVLRSKENELKNVTAIKWRVVEIHKERRELLNQIGSTFFFEDAPTPIILANRVLRDTIVGRLQELEKDKSLSEAYELVWQARCDYMVWKGGLDMAYQKFLRYENRPASFVAVLMSIL